Proteins encoded within one genomic window of Nitrospirota bacterium:
- a CDS encoding N-acetylmuramoyl-L-alanine amidase, whose product MKKIFLLSVVLFLLPAVSKGEETPIKLRTSFHPGYLRIVLEGAEAIITKAIVNQKGQNIVVTFPDPNFQIQAEKGTVVYKKINNAVTFSPGDFRGLKVFSLQNPDRLVLDVFQEEKKGEKNKDGFAGAGLKPAPAKTKTLVIDPGHGGFESGIVRGDNAEKSVVLDIAGRLKALAEKGAFECSLTRNGDLFMTRSERVKYANGNAADIFISLHAGNHKDIVIYIPVITETVPDAAKPYLYNKGQDEYLKKTVDLLNAEKDALTEEFGSDMVTVRPLPYSMLSQIEAAALMIELPSFDTYYSEDFKTRTASALYKGLYLYEESYTK is encoded by the coding sequence ATGAAAAAGATTTTTTTATTATCGGTCGTCCTTTTTTTATTGCCCGCTGTTTCAAAAGGGGAAGAAACTCCCATTAAACTAAGAACAAGCTTTCACCCCGGCTACCTGAGGATTGTCCTTGAGGGCGCGGAGGCAATAATAACAAAGGCAATTGTCAACCAGAAGGGGCAAAACATTGTGGTGACTTTCCCCGATCCCAATTTTCAAATTCAGGCGGAGAAGGGAACAGTTGTTTACAAGAAGATAAATAACGCAGTCACGTTTTCCCCCGGTGATTTCAGGGGGCTGAAGGTGTTCAGCCTTCAAAATCCGGACAGGCTTGTCTTAGATGTGTTTCAGGAGGAGAAGAAAGGCGAAAAGAATAAGGACGGTTTTGCAGGGGCTGGTTTAAAACCCGCCCCTGCGAAAACAAAAACACTTGTGATTGACCCGGGACACGGAGGTTTTGAAAGCGGAATTGTCAGGGGCGATAATGCGGAGAAAAGCGTTGTCCTTGATATCGCGGGAAGACTTAAAGCTCTTGCTGAGAAAGGGGCCTTTGAATGCTCCCTGACCAGAAACGGCGATCTTTTTATGACCCGGAGTGAGCGGGTAAAATATGCAAACGGCAACGCAGCCGACATCTTCATAAGCCTGCATGCTGGAAACCATAAAGACATTGTGATCTACATACCCGTGATTACCGAGACTGTCCCTGATGCGGCCAAGCCTTATTTGTACAACAAAGGGCAGGACGAATATTTAAAGAAAACCGTTGACCTGCTGAATGCAGAGAAAGACGCTTTGACAGAGGAGTTCGGCAGCGATATGGTGACGGTCAGGCCGCTTCCTTATAGTATGCTTTCACAGATAGAGGCTGCGGCGCTTATGATCGAACTGCCTTCTTTTGACACATATTATTCCGAAGACTTCAAAACCAGGACTGCAAGCGCATTGTATAAGGGGCTTTATTTATATGAGGAAAGCTACACGAAGTAA
- a CDS encoding SIS domain-containing protein has protein sequence MREKILKAFEESVSVKQQFVNENINTIIEVSRVIADSFSKGCKLLLFGNGGSSTDASHIAAEFVNRFIKDRPPFPAIALNTDMAVITSIANDSDYSEIFARQLKALAQEGDVVIAISTSGSSPNVLKAIDAAKKKKLKSIAFTGAKGDKLASKADYIFVVPSASTPRIQETHITLAHVLCQMVEEILLESHRKK, from the coding sequence ATGAGGGAGAAAATTCTAAAGGCATTTGAAGAGAGCGTGTCCGTCAAGCAGCAGTTTGTCAACGAAAACATCAACACTATTATAGAAGTCTCAAGGGTGATAGCCGACAGCTTCAGCAAGGGCTGCAAGCTCCTGCTTTTCGGCAACGGCGGCAGCTCTACCGACGCGTCGCATATTGCCGCTGAGTTTGTAAACAGGTTCATAAAGGACCGCCCGCCGTTTCCGGCCATTGCGCTTAACACCGACATGGCGGTCATCACCTCCATTGCAAATGACTCCGATTATTCGGAGATCTTTGCCCGTCAACTAAAGGCGCTCGCTCAGGAAGGCGATGTTGTTATCGCCATCAGCACCAGCGGGAGCTCTCCCAATGTTTTAAAGGCGATTGACGCTGCAAAGAAGAAGAAACTTAAGAGCATCGCTTTTACCGGCGCAAAAGGCGACAAGCTTGCGTCCAAGGCCGACTATATCTTTGTTGTCCCCTCAGCCAGTACTCCAAGAATTCAGGAGACCCACATCACGCTTGCGCATGTGCTCTGCCAGATGGTGGAGGAGATACTTCTTGAGAGCCATAGAAAGAAGTAG
- the argH gene encoding argininosuccinate lyase — protein MKKLWGGRFKEGTEKVVEDFTSSLSFDVRLWKYDIEGSVAHVKMLGKQRIIPQKDAGQILQGLQAIKEEIQAGRFRFSDKLEDVHMNIEHALTRKIGAAGGKLHTARSRNDQVALDLRLFLRDEISEILQLIGKFQKVLVTAAEKHIDTVMPGYTHLQKAQPVLLAHHLLAYYEMLDRDRQRFEDCLKRVNVLPLGSAALAGTTFPIDRKYVARLLKFPSISENSMDAVSDRDFVIEFISASSILMAHLSRLSEEIIIWNNDQFGFIELPDAFTTGSSIMPQKKNPDVLELTRGKTGRVFGNLMSILTVMKGLPLAYNRDMQEDKEPVFDTVDTVKSCLRVLTEMFPKARFNSKAMQRSAEKGFLTATDLAEYLVKKGMPFREAHGVTGAIVKYCIDGNKAMSEMSMKEFKQFSELIGKDITNYITIKASVDGKKSHGGTAKNMVLARIKQIKSGK, from the coding sequence ATGAAAAAACTATGGGGAGGCAGATTTAAAGAAGGGACGGAAAAGGTGGTGGAGGACTTTACTTCTTCCCTGTCTTTTGACGTCCGCCTCTGGAAGTACGATATCGAGGGAAGCGTAGCGCACGTAAAGATGTTAGGCAAGCAGAGGATCATCCCGCAGAAAGACGCCGGGCAAATCCTTCAAGGCCTTCAGGCAATCAAAGAAGAGATACAGGCAGGCAGGTTCAGGTTCTCCGATAAACTCGAAGACGTGCACATGAACATCGAGCACGCCCTTACCAGGAAAATAGGCGCAGCCGGCGGTAAGCTGCACACTGCAAGAAGCCGGAATGATCAGGTGGCCCTTGATCTCAGGCTCTTTCTCAGGGACGAGATTTCGGAGATTTTACAATTGATCGGAAAATTTCAGAAAGTCCTCGTCACCGCGGCAGAGAAGCACATTGACACCGTGATGCCCGGATATACTCATCTTCAAAAAGCCCAGCCCGTGCTTCTTGCGCACCATCTTCTTGCTTACTATGAAATGCTGGACCGCGACAGGCAAAGATTTGAAGATTGTCTTAAGAGGGTAAATGTCCTGCCGCTTGGTTCCGCGGCGCTTGCAGGCACAACGTTTCCCATTGACAGAAAATATGTGGCGCGGCTTTTGAAATTTCCCTCTATATCAGAAAACAGCATGGATGCGGTGTCCGACCGGGATTTTGTGATTGAATTTATTTCGGCGTCAAGCATATTGATGGCGCACTTATCGCGCCTCTCTGAAGAAATTATTATATGGAACAACGACCAGTTCGGATTTATCGAATTGCCCGACGCGTTTACAACCGGCTCCAGCATAATGCCCCAGAAGAAAAACCCCGACGTGCTCGAATTGACGAGGGGCAAGACCGGAAGGGTCTTTGGCAATCTCATGTCGATACTGACTGTAATGAAAGGCCTGCCGCTTGCATATAACAGGGACATGCAGGAGGACAAAGAGCCGGTGTTTGATACGGTTGACACGGTAAAATCGTGCCTCCGGGTATTGACCGAAATGTTCCCGAAGGCCCGGTTCAACAGCAAGGCGATGCAGCGGTCGGCCGAGAAGGGGTTCCTGACAGCTACAGACCTTGCGGAATATCTTGTAAAAAAAGGTATGCCTTTCAGGGAAGCTCATGGTGTCACCGGCGCAATAGTTAAATATTGCATTGACGGCAACAAGGCCATGAGCGAAATGAGCATGAAGGAGTTCAAGCAATTTTCAGAGTTGATAGGCAAGGACATTACTAATTACATAACAATTAAGGCCTCAGTCGACGGTAAAAAATCCCATGGCGGCACAGCAAAAAATATGGTGCTCGCGCGGATAAAGCAAATAAAAAGTGGGAAGTGA